A single Orcinus orca chromosome 2, mOrcOrc1.1, whole genome shotgun sequence DNA region contains:
- the AREL1 gene encoding apoptosis-resistant E3 ubiquitin protein ligase 1 isoform X3: MFYVIGGITVSVVAFFFTIKFLFELAARVVSFLQNEDRERRGDRTIYDYVRGNYLDPRSCKVSWDWKDPYELFYKNGQPFPAHRPVGLRVHISHVELAVEIPVTQEVLQEPSSNVVKVAFTVRRAGRYEISVKLGGLNVAYSPYYKIFQPGMVVPSKTKIVCHFSTLVLTCGQPHTLQIVPRDEYDNPTNNSTSLRDEHNYSLSIHELGPPEEESTGVSFEKSVTSNRQTCQVFLRLTLHSRGCFHACISYQNQPINNGEFDIIVLSENERNIVERNVSTSGVSIYFEAYLYNAANCTSTPWHLPPMHTSSAQRRPSTALEEEDEDSPSECHTPEKVKKPKKVYCYVSPKQFSVKEFYLKIIPWRLYTFRVCPGTKFSYLGPDPVHKLLTLVVDDGIQPPVELSCKERNILAATFIRSLHKNLGGSETFQDKVNFFQRELRQVHMKRPHSKVTLKVSRHALLESSLKATRNFSISDWSKNFEVVFQDEEALDWGGPRREWFELICKALFDTTNQLFTRFSDTNQALVHPNPNRPAHLRLKMYEFAGRLVGKCLYESSLGGAYKQLVRARFTRSFLAQIIGLRMHYKYFETDDPEFYKSKVCFILNNDMSEMELVFAEEKYNKSGQLDKVIELMTGGAQTPVTNANKIFYLNLLAQYRLASQVKEEVEHFLKGLNELVPENLLAIFDENELELLMCGTGDISVSDFKAHAVVVGGSWHFREKVMRWFWTVVSSLTQEELARLLQFTTGSSQLPPGGFAALCPSFQIIATPTHSTLPTAHTCFNQLCLPTYDSYEEVHRMLQLAISEGCEGFGML, translated from the exons ATGTTTTACGTCATTG GTGGCATCACAGTGTCTGTGGTTGCATTCTTCTTCACAATTAAGTTCCTCTTCGAGCTTGCCGCACGTGTAGTCAGCTTCCTCCAGAATGAGGACCGAGAACGCCGAGGGGACCGGACTATATATGACTACGTGCGGGGAAATTACCTGGATCCCCGGTCATGCAAAGTCTCCTGGGATTGGAAGGACCCCTATGAG TTATTCTATAAGAACGGGCAGCCCTTTCCTGCACATCGGCCTGTAGGACTAAGAGTTCACATCTCTCATGTTGAGCTAGCAGTGGAAATTCCAGTGACCCAGGAAGTCCTCCAGGAGCCCAGTTCCAACGTGGTCAAGGTGGCCTTCACTGTGCGCAGGGCTGGGCGGTACGAAATCTCAGTGAAGCTTGGTGGATTAAACGTGGCCTATAGTCCCTACTACAAGATTTTTCAGCCTG GAATGGTGGTTCCTTCCAAGACCAAAATTGTGTGCCATTTTTCTACTCTCGTGTTGACCTGTGGGCAGCCACACACTCTTCAAATAGTGCCCCGAGATGAGTATGACAACCCTACCAACAATTCCACGTCCTTGAGAGATGAGCACAATTACAGTCTGTCCATTCATGAG CTCGGTCCTCCGGAAGAAGAGAGCACTGGTGTCTCATTTGAGAAGTCAGTGACATCCAACCGGCAGACCTGCCAGGTGTTCTTGCGGCTCACCCTGCATTCTCGAGGCTGCTTCCATGCCTGCATttcataccaaaaccagccaaTCAATAATGGCGAATTTGACATTATTGTCCTAAGTG AGAATGAGAGGAATATTGTCGAACGCAATGTGTCCACCTCAGGAGTGAGCATTTACTTTGAAGCTTATCTGTATAATGCTGCCAACTGCACCAGCACGCCGTGGCACCTCCCGCCCATGCACACAAGCTCTGCCCAGCGCCGGCCCTCCACGGCTCtggaggaggaagatgaagaCTCACCCTCTGAGTGTCACACCCCTGAGAAGGTGAAGAAACCTAAGAAGGTGTACTGCTACGTGTCACCAAAG CAATTCTCAGTGAAGGAGTTCTACCTGAAAATCATTCCCTGGCGCCTTTATACCTTCCGAGTGTGCCCAGGAACAAAA tTTTCATACCTCGGCCCTGACCCTGTCCATAAGCTGCTCACACTGGTGGTGGATGACGGCATTCAGCCTCCTGTGGAGCTCAGCTGTAAGGAGAGGAACATCCTAGCGGCCACGTTCATCCGCTCACTCCATAAAAACCTAG GAGGCTCTGAGACCTTTCAGGACAAGGTGAACTTTTTCCAGAGAGAGCTTCGGCAGGTACATATGAAAAGACCACATTCCAAAGTCACCCTGAAGGTCAGCAGACATGCCTTGTTGGAATCG TCTCTGAAAGCCACTCGGAATTTCTCCATCTCAGATTGGAGCAAGAACTTTGAAGTGGTTTTTCAGGATGAAGAAG CTCTGGACTGGGGAGGGCCTCGCCGGGAATGGTTTGAGCTAATCTGCAAAGCACTATTTGACACCACCAATCAGCTCTTCACCCGATTCAGTGACACCAACCAAGCATTA GTGCATCCCAACCCTAATCGCCCCGCTCATCTGCGCCTAAAGATGTATGAGTTTGCAGGGCGCCTGGTGGGCAAGTGTCTCTATGAGTCCTCTCTAGGAGGAGCCTACAAGCAGTTGGTCCGAGCTCGCTTCACCCGTTCTTTCTTGGCCCAAATCATAGGACTGCGTATGCATTACAAG TACTTTGAAACAGATGACCCAGAATTCTACAAATCTAAAGTTTGTTTCATCCTCAACAATGACATGAGTGAGATGGAGCTGGTCTTTGCAGAAGAGAAATATAACAAATCAGGTCAACTGGATAAG GTCATAGAACTTATGACAGGTGGAGCTCAAACCCCAGTCACCAACGCGAATAAAATCTTCTATTTAAATTTGCTGGCCCAGTATCGGCTGGCCAGTCAAGTGAAAGAGGAAGTGGAACATTTCCTAAAAG GCCTGAATGAGCTGGTCCCTGAGAACCTTTTGGCTATTTTTGATGAGAATGAGCTTGAG CTGCTGATGTGTGGGACTGGGGACATCAGTGTGTCCGACTTCAAAGCCCATGCGGTGGTCGTTGGTGGCTCATGGCATTTCAGAGAAAAG GTCATGAGGTGGTTTTGGACCGTGGTTTCCAGTTTGACGCAGGAGGAGTTGGCTCGGCTGCTTCAGTTCACAACAGGCTCGTCCCAGCTACCACCTGGAGGCTTTGCCGCCCTCTGTCCCTCATTCCAGATTATTGCCACTCCGACCCATAGCACGCTACCAACTGCACACACGTG TTTCAACCAGCTGTGCCTCCCTACGTATGACTCATATGAAGAGGTGCACAGGATGCTGCAGCTGGCCATCAGTGAGGGCTGCGAGGGCTTCGGCATGCTCTGA
- the AREL1 gene encoding apoptosis-resistant E3 ubiquitin protein ligase 1 isoform X5 — translation MFYVIGGITVSVVAFFFTIKFLFELAARVVSFLQNEDRERRGDRTIYDYVRGNYLDPRSCKVSWDWKDPYEVGHSMAFRVHLFYKNGQPFPAHRPVGLRVHISHVELAVEIPVTQEVLQEPSSNVVKVAFTVRRAGRYEISVKLGGLNVAYSPYYKIFQPGMVVPSKTKIVCHFSTLVLTCGQPHTLQIVPRDEYDNPTNNSTSLRDEHNYSLSIHELGPPEEESTGVSFEKSVTSNRQTCQVFLRLTLHSRGCFHACISYQNQPINNGEFDIIVLSENERNIVERNVSTSGVSIYFEAYLYNAANCTSTPWHLPPMHTSSAQRRPSTALEEEDEDSPSECHTPEKVKKPKKVYCYVSPKQFSVKEFYLKIIPWRLYTFRVCPGTKFSYLGPDPVHKLLTLVVDDGIQPPVELSCKERNILAATFIRSLHKNLGGSETFQDKVNFFQRELRQVHMKRPHSKVTLKVSRHALLESSLKATRNFSISDWSKNFEVVFQDEEALDWGGPRREWFELICKALFDTTNQLFTRFSDTNQALYFETDDPEFYKSKVCFILNNDMSEMELVFAEEKYNKSGQLDKVIELMTGGAQTPVTNANKIFYLNLLAQYRLASQVKEEVEHFLKGLNELVPENLLAIFDENELELLMCGTGDISVSDFKAHAVVVGGSWHFREKVMRWFWTVVSSLTQEELARLLQFTTGSSQLPPGGFAALCPSFQIIATPTHSTLPTAHTCFNQLCLPTYDSYEEVHRMLQLAISEGCEGFGML, via the exons ATGTTTTACGTCATTG GTGGCATCACAGTGTCTGTGGTTGCATTCTTCTTCACAATTAAGTTCCTCTTCGAGCTTGCCGCACGTGTAGTCAGCTTCCTCCAGAATGAGGACCGAGAACGCCGAGGGGACCGGACTATATATGACTACGTGCGGGGAAATTACCTGGATCCCCGGTCATGCAAAGTCTCCTGGGATTGGAAGGACCCCTATGAGGTGGGCCACAGCATGGCCTTCCGAGTGCAT TTATTCTATAAGAACGGGCAGCCCTTTCCTGCACATCGGCCTGTAGGACTAAGAGTTCACATCTCTCATGTTGAGCTAGCAGTGGAAATTCCAGTGACCCAGGAAGTCCTCCAGGAGCCCAGTTCCAACGTGGTCAAGGTGGCCTTCACTGTGCGCAGGGCTGGGCGGTACGAAATCTCAGTGAAGCTTGGTGGATTAAACGTGGCCTATAGTCCCTACTACAAGATTTTTCAGCCTG GAATGGTGGTTCCTTCCAAGACCAAAATTGTGTGCCATTTTTCTACTCTCGTGTTGACCTGTGGGCAGCCACACACTCTTCAAATAGTGCCCCGAGATGAGTATGACAACCCTACCAACAATTCCACGTCCTTGAGAGATGAGCACAATTACAGTCTGTCCATTCATGAG CTCGGTCCTCCGGAAGAAGAGAGCACTGGTGTCTCATTTGAGAAGTCAGTGACATCCAACCGGCAGACCTGCCAGGTGTTCTTGCGGCTCACCCTGCATTCTCGAGGCTGCTTCCATGCCTGCATttcataccaaaaccagccaaTCAATAATGGCGAATTTGACATTATTGTCCTAAGTG AGAATGAGAGGAATATTGTCGAACGCAATGTGTCCACCTCAGGAGTGAGCATTTACTTTGAAGCTTATCTGTATAATGCTGCCAACTGCACCAGCACGCCGTGGCACCTCCCGCCCATGCACACAAGCTCTGCCCAGCGCCGGCCCTCCACGGCTCtggaggaggaagatgaagaCTCACCCTCTGAGTGTCACACCCCTGAGAAGGTGAAGAAACCTAAGAAGGTGTACTGCTACGTGTCACCAAAG CAATTCTCAGTGAAGGAGTTCTACCTGAAAATCATTCCCTGGCGCCTTTATACCTTCCGAGTGTGCCCAGGAACAAAA tTTTCATACCTCGGCCCTGACCCTGTCCATAAGCTGCTCACACTGGTGGTGGATGACGGCATTCAGCCTCCTGTGGAGCTCAGCTGTAAGGAGAGGAACATCCTAGCGGCCACGTTCATCCGCTCACTCCATAAAAACCTAG GAGGCTCTGAGACCTTTCAGGACAAGGTGAACTTTTTCCAGAGAGAGCTTCGGCAGGTACATATGAAAAGACCACATTCCAAAGTCACCCTGAAGGTCAGCAGACATGCCTTGTTGGAATCG TCTCTGAAAGCCACTCGGAATTTCTCCATCTCAGATTGGAGCAAGAACTTTGAAGTGGTTTTTCAGGATGAAGAAG CTCTGGACTGGGGAGGGCCTCGCCGGGAATGGTTTGAGCTAATCTGCAAAGCACTATTTGACACCACCAATCAGCTCTTCACCCGATTCAGTGACACCAACCAAGCATTA TACTTTGAAACAGATGACCCAGAATTCTACAAATCTAAAGTTTGTTTCATCCTCAACAATGACATGAGTGAGATGGAGCTGGTCTTTGCAGAAGAGAAATATAACAAATCAGGTCAACTGGATAAG GTCATAGAACTTATGACAGGTGGAGCTCAAACCCCAGTCACCAACGCGAATAAAATCTTCTATTTAAATTTGCTGGCCCAGTATCGGCTGGCCAGTCAAGTGAAAGAGGAAGTGGAACATTTCCTAAAAG GCCTGAATGAGCTGGTCCCTGAGAACCTTTTGGCTATTTTTGATGAGAATGAGCTTGAG CTGCTGATGTGTGGGACTGGGGACATCAGTGTGTCCGACTTCAAAGCCCATGCGGTGGTCGTTGGTGGCTCATGGCATTTCAGAGAAAAG GTCATGAGGTGGTTTTGGACCGTGGTTTCCAGTTTGACGCAGGAGGAGTTGGCTCGGCTGCTTCAGTTCACAACAGGCTCGTCCCAGCTACCACCTGGAGGCTTTGCCGCCCTCTGTCCCTCATTCCAGATTATTGCCACTCCGACCCATAGCACGCTACCAACTGCACACACGTG TTTCAACCAGCTGTGCCTCCCTACGTATGACTCATATGAAGAGGTGCACAGGATGCTGCAGCTGGCCATCAGTGAGGGCTGCGAGGGCTTCGGCATGCTCTGA
- the AREL1 gene encoding apoptosis-resistant E3 ubiquitin protein ligase 1 isoform X1: MFYVIGGITVSVVAFFFTIKFLFELAARVVSFLQNEDRERRGDRTIYDYVRGNYLDPRSCKVSWDWKDPYEVGHSMAFRVHLFYKNGQPFPAHRPVGLRVHISHVELAVEIPVTQEVLQEPSSNVVKVAFTVRRAGRYEISVKLGGLNVAYSPYYKIFQPGMVVPSKTKIVCHFSTLVLTCGQPHTLQIVPRDEYDNPTNNSTSLRDEHNYSLSIHELGPPEEESTGVSFEKSVTSNRQTCQVFLRLTLHSRGCFHACISYQNQPINNGEFDIIVLSENERNIVERNVSTSGVSIYFEAYLYNAANCTSTPWHLPPMHTSSAQRRPSTALEEEDEDSPSECHTPEKVKKPKKVYCYVSPKQFSVKEFYLKIIPWRLYTFRVCPGTKFSYLGPDPVHKLLTLVVDDGIQPPVELSCKERNILAATFIRSLHKNLGGSETFQDKVNFFQRELRQVHMKRPHSKVTLKVSRHALLESSLKATRNFSISDWSKNFEVVFQDEEALDWGGPRREWFELICKALFDTTNQLFTRFSDTNQALVHPNPNRPAHLRLKMYEFAGRLVGKCLYESSLGGAYKQLVRARFTRSFLAQIIGLRMHYKYFETDDPEFYKSKVCFILNNDMSEMELVFAEEKYNKSGQLDKVIELMTGGAQTPVTNANKIFYLNLLAQYRLASQVKEEVEHFLKGLNELVPENLLAIFDENELELLMCGTGDISVSDFKAHAVVVGGSWHFREKVMRWFWTVVSSLTQEELARLLQFTTGSSQLPPGGFAALCPSFQIIATPTHSTLPTAHTCFNQLCLPTYDSYEEVHRMLQLAISEGCEGFGML, translated from the exons ATGTTTTACGTCATTG GTGGCATCACAGTGTCTGTGGTTGCATTCTTCTTCACAATTAAGTTCCTCTTCGAGCTTGCCGCACGTGTAGTCAGCTTCCTCCAGAATGAGGACCGAGAACGCCGAGGGGACCGGACTATATATGACTACGTGCGGGGAAATTACCTGGATCCCCGGTCATGCAAAGTCTCCTGGGATTGGAAGGACCCCTATGAGGTGGGCCACAGCATGGCCTTCCGAGTGCAT TTATTCTATAAGAACGGGCAGCCCTTTCCTGCACATCGGCCTGTAGGACTAAGAGTTCACATCTCTCATGTTGAGCTAGCAGTGGAAATTCCAGTGACCCAGGAAGTCCTCCAGGAGCCCAGTTCCAACGTGGTCAAGGTGGCCTTCACTGTGCGCAGGGCTGGGCGGTACGAAATCTCAGTGAAGCTTGGTGGATTAAACGTGGCCTATAGTCCCTACTACAAGATTTTTCAGCCTG GAATGGTGGTTCCTTCCAAGACCAAAATTGTGTGCCATTTTTCTACTCTCGTGTTGACCTGTGGGCAGCCACACACTCTTCAAATAGTGCCCCGAGATGAGTATGACAACCCTACCAACAATTCCACGTCCTTGAGAGATGAGCACAATTACAGTCTGTCCATTCATGAG CTCGGTCCTCCGGAAGAAGAGAGCACTGGTGTCTCATTTGAGAAGTCAGTGACATCCAACCGGCAGACCTGCCAGGTGTTCTTGCGGCTCACCCTGCATTCTCGAGGCTGCTTCCATGCCTGCATttcataccaaaaccagccaaTCAATAATGGCGAATTTGACATTATTGTCCTAAGTG AGAATGAGAGGAATATTGTCGAACGCAATGTGTCCACCTCAGGAGTGAGCATTTACTTTGAAGCTTATCTGTATAATGCTGCCAACTGCACCAGCACGCCGTGGCACCTCCCGCCCATGCACACAAGCTCTGCCCAGCGCCGGCCCTCCACGGCTCtggaggaggaagatgaagaCTCACCCTCTGAGTGTCACACCCCTGAGAAGGTGAAGAAACCTAAGAAGGTGTACTGCTACGTGTCACCAAAG CAATTCTCAGTGAAGGAGTTCTACCTGAAAATCATTCCCTGGCGCCTTTATACCTTCCGAGTGTGCCCAGGAACAAAA tTTTCATACCTCGGCCCTGACCCTGTCCATAAGCTGCTCACACTGGTGGTGGATGACGGCATTCAGCCTCCTGTGGAGCTCAGCTGTAAGGAGAGGAACATCCTAGCGGCCACGTTCATCCGCTCACTCCATAAAAACCTAG GAGGCTCTGAGACCTTTCAGGACAAGGTGAACTTTTTCCAGAGAGAGCTTCGGCAGGTACATATGAAAAGACCACATTCCAAAGTCACCCTGAAGGTCAGCAGACATGCCTTGTTGGAATCG TCTCTGAAAGCCACTCGGAATTTCTCCATCTCAGATTGGAGCAAGAACTTTGAAGTGGTTTTTCAGGATGAAGAAG CTCTGGACTGGGGAGGGCCTCGCCGGGAATGGTTTGAGCTAATCTGCAAAGCACTATTTGACACCACCAATCAGCTCTTCACCCGATTCAGTGACACCAACCAAGCATTA GTGCATCCCAACCCTAATCGCCCCGCTCATCTGCGCCTAAAGATGTATGAGTTTGCAGGGCGCCTGGTGGGCAAGTGTCTCTATGAGTCCTCTCTAGGAGGAGCCTACAAGCAGTTGGTCCGAGCTCGCTTCACCCGTTCTTTCTTGGCCCAAATCATAGGACTGCGTATGCATTACAAG TACTTTGAAACAGATGACCCAGAATTCTACAAATCTAAAGTTTGTTTCATCCTCAACAATGACATGAGTGAGATGGAGCTGGTCTTTGCAGAAGAGAAATATAACAAATCAGGTCAACTGGATAAG GTCATAGAACTTATGACAGGTGGAGCTCAAACCCCAGTCACCAACGCGAATAAAATCTTCTATTTAAATTTGCTGGCCCAGTATCGGCTGGCCAGTCAAGTGAAAGAGGAAGTGGAACATTTCCTAAAAG GCCTGAATGAGCTGGTCCCTGAGAACCTTTTGGCTATTTTTGATGAGAATGAGCTTGAG CTGCTGATGTGTGGGACTGGGGACATCAGTGTGTCCGACTTCAAAGCCCATGCGGTGGTCGTTGGTGGCTCATGGCATTTCAGAGAAAAG GTCATGAGGTGGTTTTGGACCGTGGTTTCCAGTTTGACGCAGGAGGAGTTGGCTCGGCTGCTTCAGTTCACAACAGGCTCGTCCCAGCTACCACCTGGAGGCTTTGCCGCCCTCTGTCCCTCATTCCAGATTATTGCCACTCCGACCCATAGCACGCTACCAACTGCACACACGTG TTTCAACCAGCTGTGCCTCCCTACGTATGACTCATATGAAGAGGTGCACAGGATGCTGCAGCTGGCCATCAGTGAGGGCTGCGAGGGCTTCGGCATGCTCTGA
- the AREL1 gene encoding apoptosis-resistant E3 ubiquitin protein ligase 1 isoform X4: MFYVIGGITVSVVAFFFTIKFLFELAARVVSFLQNEDRERRGDRTIYDYVRGNYLDPRSCKVSWDWKDPYEVGHSMAFRVHLFYKNGQPFPAHRPVGLRVHISHVELAVEIPVTQEVLQEPSSNVVKVAFTVRRAGRYEISVKLGGLNVAYSPYYKIFQPGMVVPSKTKIVCHFSTLVLTCGQPHTLQIVPRDEYDNPTNNSTSLRDEHNYSLSIHELGPPEEESTGVSFEKSVTSNRQTCQVFLRLTLHSRGCFHACISYQNQPINNGEFDIIVLSENERNIVERNVSTSGVSIYFEAYLYNAANCTSTPWHLPPMHTSSAQRRPSTALEEEDEDSPSECHTPEKQFSVKEFYLKIIPWRLYTFRVCPGTKFSYLGPDPVHKLLTLVVDDGIQPPVELSCKERNILAATFIRSLHKNLGGSETFQDKVNFFQRELRQVHMKRPHSKVTLKVSRHALLESSLKATRNFSISDWSKNFEVVFQDEEALDWGGPRREWFELICKALFDTTNQLFTRFSDTNQALVHPNPNRPAHLRLKMYEFAGRLVGKCLYESSLGGAYKQLVRARFTRSFLAQIIGLRMHYKYFETDDPEFYKSKVCFILNNDMSEMELVFAEEKYNKSGQLDKVIELMTGGAQTPVTNANKIFYLNLLAQYRLASQVKEEVEHFLKGLNELVPENLLAIFDENELELLMCGTGDISVSDFKAHAVVVGGSWHFREKVMRWFWTVVSSLTQEELARLLQFTTGSSQLPPGGFAALCPSFQIIATPTHSTLPTAHTCFNQLCLPTYDSYEEVHRMLQLAISEGCEGFGML, from the exons ATGTTTTACGTCATTG GTGGCATCACAGTGTCTGTGGTTGCATTCTTCTTCACAATTAAGTTCCTCTTCGAGCTTGCCGCACGTGTAGTCAGCTTCCTCCAGAATGAGGACCGAGAACGCCGAGGGGACCGGACTATATATGACTACGTGCGGGGAAATTACCTGGATCCCCGGTCATGCAAAGTCTCCTGGGATTGGAAGGACCCCTATGAGGTGGGCCACAGCATGGCCTTCCGAGTGCAT TTATTCTATAAGAACGGGCAGCCCTTTCCTGCACATCGGCCTGTAGGACTAAGAGTTCACATCTCTCATGTTGAGCTAGCAGTGGAAATTCCAGTGACCCAGGAAGTCCTCCAGGAGCCCAGTTCCAACGTGGTCAAGGTGGCCTTCACTGTGCGCAGGGCTGGGCGGTACGAAATCTCAGTGAAGCTTGGTGGATTAAACGTGGCCTATAGTCCCTACTACAAGATTTTTCAGCCTG GAATGGTGGTTCCTTCCAAGACCAAAATTGTGTGCCATTTTTCTACTCTCGTGTTGACCTGTGGGCAGCCACACACTCTTCAAATAGTGCCCCGAGATGAGTATGACAACCCTACCAACAATTCCACGTCCTTGAGAGATGAGCACAATTACAGTCTGTCCATTCATGAG CTCGGTCCTCCGGAAGAAGAGAGCACTGGTGTCTCATTTGAGAAGTCAGTGACATCCAACCGGCAGACCTGCCAGGTGTTCTTGCGGCTCACCCTGCATTCTCGAGGCTGCTTCCATGCCTGCATttcataccaaaaccagccaaTCAATAATGGCGAATTTGACATTATTGTCCTAAGTG AGAATGAGAGGAATATTGTCGAACGCAATGTGTCCACCTCAGGAGTGAGCATTTACTTTGAAGCTTATCTGTATAATGCTGCCAACTGCACCAGCACGCCGTGGCACCTCCCGCCCATGCACACAAGCTCTGCCCAGCGCCGGCCCTCCACGGCTCtggaggaggaagatgaagaCTCACCCTCTGAGTGTCACACCCCTGAGAAG CAATTCTCAGTGAAGGAGTTCTACCTGAAAATCATTCCCTGGCGCCTTTATACCTTCCGAGTGTGCCCAGGAACAAAA tTTTCATACCTCGGCCCTGACCCTGTCCATAAGCTGCTCACACTGGTGGTGGATGACGGCATTCAGCCTCCTGTGGAGCTCAGCTGTAAGGAGAGGAACATCCTAGCGGCCACGTTCATCCGCTCACTCCATAAAAACCTAG GAGGCTCTGAGACCTTTCAGGACAAGGTGAACTTTTTCCAGAGAGAGCTTCGGCAGGTACATATGAAAAGACCACATTCCAAAGTCACCCTGAAGGTCAGCAGACATGCCTTGTTGGAATCG TCTCTGAAAGCCACTCGGAATTTCTCCATCTCAGATTGGAGCAAGAACTTTGAAGTGGTTTTTCAGGATGAAGAAG CTCTGGACTGGGGAGGGCCTCGCCGGGAATGGTTTGAGCTAATCTGCAAAGCACTATTTGACACCACCAATCAGCTCTTCACCCGATTCAGTGACACCAACCAAGCATTA GTGCATCCCAACCCTAATCGCCCCGCTCATCTGCGCCTAAAGATGTATGAGTTTGCAGGGCGCCTGGTGGGCAAGTGTCTCTATGAGTCCTCTCTAGGAGGAGCCTACAAGCAGTTGGTCCGAGCTCGCTTCACCCGTTCTTTCTTGGCCCAAATCATAGGACTGCGTATGCATTACAAG TACTTTGAAACAGATGACCCAGAATTCTACAAATCTAAAGTTTGTTTCATCCTCAACAATGACATGAGTGAGATGGAGCTGGTCTTTGCAGAAGAGAAATATAACAAATCAGGTCAACTGGATAAG GTCATAGAACTTATGACAGGTGGAGCTCAAACCCCAGTCACCAACGCGAATAAAATCTTCTATTTAAATTTGCTGGCCCAGTATCGGCTGGCCAGTCAAGTGAAAGAGGAAGTGGAACATTTCCTAAAAG GCCTGAATGAGCTGGTCCCTGAGAACCTTTTGGCTATTTTTGATGAGAATGAGCTTGAG CTGCTGATGTGTGGGACTGGGGACATCAGTGTGTCCGACTTCAAAGCCCATGCGGTGGTCGTTGGTGGCTCATGGCATTTCAGAGAAAAG GTCATGAGGTGGTTTTGGACCGTGGTTTCCAGTTTGACGCAGGAGGAGTTGGCTCGGCTGCTTCAGTTCACAACAGGCTCGTCCCAGCTACCACCTGGAGGCTTTGCCGCCCTCTGTCCCTCATTCCAGATTATTGCCACTCCGACCCATAGCACGCTACCAACTGCACACACGTG TTTCAACCAGCTGTGCCTCCCTACGTATGACTCATATGAAGAGGTGCACAGGATGCTGCAGCTGGCCATCAGTGAGGGCTGCGAGGGCTTCGGCATGCTCTGA